Proteins from a genomic interval of Papaver somniferum cultivar HN1 chromosome 4, ASM357369v1, whole genome shotgun sequence:
- the LOC113275251 gene encoding probable cytosolic oligopeptidase A, with the protein MLFIATSATTSIPISSSSSPSSSSMIRFQKPLSQLRRSIKYHYPLISPKHLTKSLPCPLWSSSFSFCLQQLHTSSPSSLSRSSFSAAAPFCTFSPLMAYQNPSPVVSSPQEEVVELKDNPLLKDFDFPPFDVVEAKHVRPAIRAILSDLENELVELEKSVEPTWPKLVDPLEKLVDRLQVVWGVVNHLKSVKDSADLRSAIEEVQPEKVKFNLRLGQSKPIYNAFKAIRESSDWNTLSDARKRIVEGQLKEAVLNGVSLEDDKREQFNKVQQELEKLSQKFEENVLDATKKFEKLITDKKEIDGLPASALGLAAQTAASKGHEKATAEEGPWMITLDAPSFLPVMQHSRNRSLREEVYRAYVTRASSGDLDNSPIIDQILKLRLEKAKLLGYNNYAEVSMAMKMATVEKAEELLEKLRTASWDAAVQDMEDLRKFSQEQGAVEASDLSHWDLSFWSERLRESKYDINEEELRPYFSLPKVMDGLFSLAKTLFDIDVEAADGLAPVWNNDVRFYRIKDSLGNPIAYFYFDPYSRPSEKRGGAWMDEVVARSRALARNGASARLPVAHMVCNQSPPVGDKPSLMTFREVETVFHEFGHALQHMLTKEDEGLVSGIRGIEWDAVELPSQFMENWCYQRDTLMSLAKHYETGETLPEEVYLKLLAARTFRAGTQSLRQIKFASTDLELHGSYIPGGSESIFDIDRRVSKKTSVIAPLPEDRFLCGFSHIFAGGYAAGYYSYKWAEVLSADAFSAFEDAGLDNEKAVKETGRKFRETVLALGGGKPPLDVFVQFRGREPSPEALLRHNGLLAATAPA; encoded by the exons atgttgttcatcgcaacatcCGCAACAACATCCATCCCTATATCATCGTCTTCCtccccttcatcttcttctatgaTACGATTTCAAAAACCTCTTTCGCAATTACGTCGCTCTATTAAATACCATTATCCTCTTATTTCTCCTAAACATCTTACTAAATCCCTACCTTGTCCTCTCtggtcttcttctttctctttctgtcTTCAACAACTCCACACATCATCACCATCTTCCTTATCTCGTTCATCTTTTTCCGCTGCTGCTCCTTTCTGTACTTTTTCTCCATTAATGGCTTATCAGAATCCATCCCCAGTGGTTTCTTCTCCACAGGAAGAAGTTGTTGAATTGAAAGATAATCCGTTGTTGAAAGATTTTGATTTCCCTCCGTTTGATGTTGTTGAAGCTAAACATGTTCGTCCTGCGATTAGAGCTATATTGAGTGACCTT GAGAATGAATTGGTTGAATTAGAGAAATCAGTAGAACCAACATGGCCGAAATTAGTAGATCCATTGGAGAAGCTTGTAGATCGATTACAAGTAGTTTGGGGAGTTGTGAATCATCTTAAGTCTGTCAAGGATTCAGCTGATCTCCGTTCTGCTATTGAGGAAGTTCAG cCAGAGAAAGTTAAATTTAATCTTAGGTTGGGACAGAGCAAACCTATTTATAATGCATTCAAAGCCATTCGAGAGTCCTCGGACTGGAATACACTGAGTGATGCTCGTAAACGTATTGTTGAAG GCCAATTAAAGGAGGCTGTTCTTAATGGTGTGTCGCTGGAAGATGATAAAAGGGAACAGTTTAATAAAGTGCAACAG GAGTTAGAAAAGTTATCCCAGAAGTTTGAGGAAAACGTTTTGGATGccacaaaaaagtttgaaaagttaATTACTGATAAGAAGGAAATTGACGGATTGCCTGCTTCAGCTCTTGGTCTAGCTGCACAAACAGCAGCATCCAAG GGGCATGAAAAAGCTACTGCTGAAGAGGGACCATGGATGATAACACTGGATGCTCCAAGCTTTCTTCCTGTTATGCAACATTCACGCAACCGTTCATTGCGAGAGGAAGTCTATCGAGCCTATGTAACACGTGCATCTAGTGGAGATCTGGACAATTCCCCAATTATTgaccaaattttaaagcttaggttggAGAAGGCTAAACTTCTTGGTTACAACAACTATGCTGAG GTTAGCATGGCAATGAAAATGGCTACCGTTGAAAAAGCAGAGGAACTCCTTGAAAAGCTTCGAACTGCTTCTTGGGATGCTGCAGTTCAAG atATGGAAGACCTTCGAAAGTTCTCACAAGAGCAGGGTGCTGTAGAAGCCAGTGATTTAAGTCACTGGGACCTCAGCTTCTGGAGTGAGAGACTGCGTGAGTCAAAGTATGACATAAACGAG GAGGAGTTGCGCCCTTATTTTTCATTGCCAAAGGTCATGGATGGTCTTTTCAGCCTCGCAAAGACACTGTTTGACATTGATGTTGAGGCAGCTGATGGCTTAGCCCCG GTCTGGAACAATGATGTCAGATTCTACCGGATCAAAGATTCCTTAGGTAATCCCATTGCATATTTCTATTTTGATCCATATTCCCGTCCCTCTGAAAAACGTGGAGGGGCATGGATGGACGAGGTTGTTGCGCGAAGTCGTGCTCTTGCACGCAATGGTGCCTCCGCTAGATTGCCTGTTGCTCATATGGTGTGCAATCAATCACCCCCGGTTGGGGATAAGCCAAGCCTTATGACCTTCCGAGAG GTTGAGACTGTATTTCATGAGTTTGGTCATGCGCTCCAGCACATGCTCACTAAGGAAGACGAGGGTCTGGTTTCTGGTATTCGGGGGATAGAATGGGATGCTGTTGAATTGCCTTCTCAGTTCATGGAGAATTGGTGTTACCAAAG GGATACGCTGATGAGCCTTGCAAAACACTATGAAACTGGAGAGACACTCCCAGAAGAAGTTTACTTGAAACTTCTTGCAGCAAGGACTTTCCGTGCAGGGACACAGAGCCTTCGCCAG ATAAAATTTGCCAGTACAGATTTGGAGCTTCATGGAAGTTACATTCCTGGTGGGTCAGAATCTATCTTTGATATTGATCGAAGAGTGAGCAAGAAAACTTCAGTTATTGCACCATTGCCAGAGGATAGGTTCCTTTGCGGTTTTAGCCACATCTTTGCAG GTGGATATGCAGCAGGATACTACAGTtacaag